In Leisingera methylohalidivorans DSM 14336, a single genomic region encodes these proteins:
- a CDS encoding DMT family transporter, with the protein MAQGEARAGLAAVWMIGAIVSFSAMAIAGREAGLTLDTFEIMAYRSLVGVVIVASLLTITGRWHQVSSVRLGVHAVRNLFHFTGQNLWFLAVTLVPLAQVFALEFTSPLWVIILSPFLLGEALTRRRLLAAGIGFAGILIVARPSPETLNLGIIAAASCAIFFALTAILTKRLTRNEKTASILFWLTSMQLLMGLLAAGWDGDMALPDATTLPWLILIGIAGLTAHFCLTTALSLAPASVVVPVDFARLPAIAILGMVIYGEALDAWVLSGAAVICIANYLNIVAKRPAKPA; encoded by the coding sequence ATGGCACAAGGCGAAGCACGCGCGGGACTCGCCGCCGTTTGGATGATCGGCGCGATTGTCTCATTCTCTGCAATGGCGATCGCAGGGCGCGAGGCCGGCTTGACGCTGGATACCTTCGAAATCATGGCCTATCGCAGCCTGGTCGGGGTCGTCATAGTCGCGAGCCTGCTGACAATAACGGGCCGCTGGCACCAGGTCAGCAGCGTCCGTCTGGGTGTCCATGCGGTGCGCAACCTTTTCCACTTCACCGGTCAGAACCTTTGGTTTCTGGCGGTGACGCTGGTGCCGCTGGCACAGGTCTTCGCCTTGGAGTTCACCTCGCCCTTGTGGGTGATCATCCTGTCGCCGTTCTTGCTGGGAGAAGCCCTCACCCGGCGCCGGCTGCTTGCTGCAGGCATCGGTTTTGCCGGCATTCTGATTGTCGCCCGCCCCAGCCCGGAAACGCTGAACCTCGGCATCATTGCCGCCGCCAGCTGCGCCATCTTCTTTGCGCTGACTGCAATCCTGACCAAACGGCTGACCCGGAACGAAAAAACAGCCTCCATTCTTTTCTGGCTTACCTCCATGCAGTTGCTTATGGGCCTGCTGGCGGCAGGCTGGGACGGCGACATGGCCCTGCCCGATGCGACCACCCTGCCCTGGCTGATTCTCATCGGCATTGCCGGATTGACTGCGCATTTCTGCCTGACCACTGCCCTGTCGCTGGCGCCGGCCAGCGTTGTGGTGCCAGTTGATTTCGCCCGGCTTCCTGCCATCGCGATCCTTGGCATGGTGATCTACGGCGAAGCGCTGGATGCCTGGGTTCTGAGCGGCGCCGCGGTCATCTGTATTGCGAATTATCTCAACATAGTTGCAAAAAGGCCTGCAAAACCTGCTTAG
- a CDS encoding OmpP1/FadL family transporter produces MKKIHAAPLALALLPGVAMAGGVDRSGQSLGALFEEGTYAEFSIGHVSPDVSGTALGANSGDMVGSHLQLGAAYKRDINDKLSFALIFDQPFGADVEYPAGTGYVFQGATAELNSNAITGVLRYKFNQNFSAYGGVRLQTMEAEVSIPVFGGYAASGDRDEGFGYLVGAAYERPDIALRIALTYFSEIDHDVSTVESGGGLPGPVTSTTAINTPQAVNLDFQTGIAKDTLLFGGVRWVEWSKFNISPTFYSGTLIRRPLVSFADDRYTYTLGVGRKFNENWSGSVSVSYEETLGGFQSNLSPQDGRLGLTIGAKYKQGNMSISGGVNITRVGSAQTVVSQAPFATSQFGDNTSVGVGFKVGYHF; encoded by the coding sequence ATGAAGAAGATTCACGCTGCGCCCTTGGCGCTGGCGCTGCTGCCCGGTGTTGCCATGGCGGGCGGCGTCGACCGCTCCGGCCAATCTCTTGGCGCCTTGTTTGAAGAGGGCACTTACGCCGAGTTCTCGATTGGCCATGTGAGCCCGGATGTGTCGGGCACGGCGCTTGGCGCAAACTCCGGCGACATGGTCGGCTCGCATCTGCAGCTGGGTGCTGCCTACAAGCGCGACATCAATGACAAGCTGAGTTTTGCGCTGATTTTCGATCAGCCTTTCGGCGCCGACGTGGAATACCCTGCCGGCACCGGCTATGTGTTTCAGGGCGCAACCGCCGAACTCAACTCCAATGCTATAACCGGGGTGCTGCGCTATAAATTCAACCAGAACTTCAGCGCTTATGGCGGCGTGCGGCTGCAGACAATGGAGGCAGAAGTCTCCATCCCTGTGTTCGGCGGCTATGCAGCCAGCGGTGACCGCGATGAAGGCTTCGGCTATCTGGTCGGCGCCGCCTATGAGCGGCCGGACATCGCACTGCGGATTGCGCTGACCTACTTCTCGGAAATCGACCACGACGTCAGCACCGTGGAAAGCGGCGGCGGCCTGCCTGGTCCGGTCACCTCGACAACCGCCATCAACACGCCGCAGGCTGTGAATCTGGATTTCCAGACCGGCATTGCCAAGGACACGCTGCTGTTCGGCGGCGTGCGCTGGGTGGAATGGTCCAAGTTCAACATTTCGCCCACCTTCTACAGCGGCACGCTGATCCGCCGGCCGCTGGTGTCTTTTGCTGATGACCGCTACACTTACACCTTGGGCGTGGGCCGCAAGTTCAATGAAAACTGGTCGGGTTCCGTGTCGGTCAGCTATGAGGAAACACTGGGCGGTTTCCAGTCCAATCTCAGCCCGCAGGACGGCCGCTTGGGTCTGACGATCGGCGCCAAATACAAGCAAGGCAACATGAGCATCTCCGGCGGTGTGAACATCACCCGCGTCGGCAGTGCCCAAACTGTGGTCAGCCAGGCGCCCTTTGCCACATCGCAATTCGGCGACAACACATCGGTCGGGGTCGGCTTCAAGGTAGGCTACCACTTCTGA
- a CDS encoding DMT family transporter, whose amino-acid sequence MSLQKTLSPRAWAELILLGLIWGASFLSIRIALDEIPVLTLVLHRCGWAALFLWAVVLAMRIPVPKDLRIWVAFLIMGLLNNVIPFGLMAWGQLHIETGLTSILNAATAIFGVIVAALLFADERLTARKALGVGLGFLGVATAIGLEQFARFDLRSTAQLAVLAGTVSYAFASAWARFKLTGLPPLVAAAGMLTGSTLFLAPAALLIDGAPVLALEVRTWASIAYFALFATAGAYLLYYRVLELAGSGNLMLVTLIIPPVAILLGALVLGEALKPQAYAGFTLLAAGLIILNGKPVLRRKRARN is encoded by the coding sequence ATGAGCCTGCAAAAAACACTCTCCCCCCGCGCCTGGGCCGAGCTGATCCTGCTCGGTCTGATCTGGGGCGCGTCATTCCTGTCGATCCGCATCGCCCTGGATGAAATTCCTGTTCTCACTTTGGTTCTGCACCGCTGCGGCTGGGCGGCACTGTTCCTCTGGGCTGTGGTGCTGGCCATGCGGATACCGGTCCCCAAGGATTTGCGGATCTGGGTGGCGTTCCTGATAATGGGCCTGCTGAACAACGTGATCCCGTTCGGGCTGATGGCCTGGGGACAGTTGCATATCGAAACCGGCCTCACCTCGATCCTGAATGCGGCGACGGCAATATTCGGAGTGATCGTTGCCGCGCTTCTCTTTGCGGATGAGCGGCTGACGGCCCGCAAAGCGCTGGGAGTGGGCCTTGGGTTTCTTGGTGTCGCAACCGCCATCGGGCTGGAGCAATTCGCCCGCTTCGACCTGCGCAGCACAGCGCAGCTGGCAGTGCTGGCGGGCACCGTCTCATATGCATTTGCCAGCGCCTGGGCGCGTTTCAAACTGACCGGCCTTCCGCCGCTTGTCGCGGCTGCCGGAATGCTGACCGGCTCCACCCTGTTCCTGGCCCCCGCAGCGCTGCTGATCGACGGCGCGCCTGTCCTGGCGCTGGAGGTGCGCACTTGGGCCTCCATCGCCTATTTTGCCCTGTTCGCCACGGCAGGGGCCTATCTGCTCTATTACCGGGTGCTGGAGCTGGCGGGCAGCGGCAACCTGATGCTGGTTACGCTGATCATCCCGCCGGTGGCCATTCTTTTGGGCGCGCTGGTCCTGGGGGAAGCGCTGAAGCCGCAAGCCTATGCAGGCTTTACCCTTCTGGCTGCAGGCCTGATCATCCTGAACGGCAAACCCGTCTTGCGGCGCAAGCGCGCACGGAATTGA
- the metA gene encoding homoserine O-acetyltransferase MetA, translated as MPIKIPADLPAYDVLTNEGVMVMSPDQAARQDIRPLRIGLLNLMPKKIQTENQFARLIGATPLQIELSLIRMSEHRTKNTAAAHMAEFYRPFQEVKHEKFDGLIITGAPIEHLDFPEVTYWDEMREVFEWTQTNVHSTFGVCWGGMAMINHFHGVKKHMLDHKAFGCFRHRNLAPASPYLRGFSDDFVIPVSRWTEMKQEEINAAPGLQTLLGSDEVGPCLVEDKAHRALYIFNHFEYDNDTLKQEYDRDVANGTLINVPGNYYPDDDPSQQPLNRWRSHAHLLYGNWINEIYQTTAYEMDQIGQ; from the coding sequence ATGCCCATCAAGATTCCCGCAGACCTCCCCGCCTATGACGTTCTCACGAACGAAGGCGTGATGGTGATGTCGCCGGATCAGGCGGCGCGTCAGGATATCCGTCCCCTTCGCATCGGGCTCTTGAACCTGATGCCCAAGAAGATCCAAACCGAGAATCAGTTTGCCCGGCTGATCGGCGCCACGCCGCTGCAGATTGAACTCAGCCTGATCCGGATGAGCGAGCACCGCACCAAGAACACGGCCGCCGCGCATATGGCCGAGTTCTACCGCCCCTTTCAGGAAGTGAAGCACGAGAAGTTCGACGGTCTGATCATCACCGGCGCGCCGATTGAGCATCTCGACTTCCCCGAGGTGACGTATTGGGACGAGATGCGCGAGGTGTTTGAATGGACGCAGACCAACGTGCATTCCACCTTTGGCGTCTGCTGGGGCGGCATGGCGATGATCAACCATTTCCACGGCGTGAAAAAGCATATGCTGGATCACAAGGCGTTTGGCTGCTTCCGGCACCGGAACCTGGCGCCGGCCTCGCCCTATCTGCGCGGGTTCTCGGATGATTTCGTGATCCCGGTCAGCCGCTGGACGGAAATGAAGCAGGAAGAAATCAACGCGGCACCGGGGCTGCAGACGCTGCTGGGCAGTGACGAAGTCGGCCCCTGCCTGGTTGAGGACAAGGCGCACCGGGCGCTCTATATCTTTAACCACTTCGAATATGACAACGACACGCTGAAGCAGGAGTACGACCGGGACGTGGCCAATGGCACCCTGATAAACGTGCCGGGCAACTATTACCCGGACGATGACCCCAGCCAGCAGCCGCTAAACCGCTGGCGCAGCCACGCGCATCTTCTTTATGGCAACTGGATCAATGAGATCTACCAGACCACGGCATATGAAATGGACCAGATCGGCCAGTAA
- a CDS encoding alpha/beta fold hydrolase codes for MKWTRSASKVLIYAGLALTAAAALTVWQAGRREAAAVASHPPSGQILMVGSHRVHVVEMGCPKGSAPDLVLIHGSSGNTRDMTFRLAPALAEEFRILIFDRPGLGYSDRINATGASIRQQAALLQQAAAQMGADRPIVLGQSYGGAVALAWAVDRPESVSALVTVAGVAYPWATPLDPLYRVTSSRAGSAVVVPLLTAFVPGFAVSRSLQDVFAPQAVPEGYAAHFGPSLTLRRGSLRANARQRANLLDEVTELAPRYGEISVPVEVLHGSADDLVSPELHARGLARNVNSAQLTLLDGIGHMPQHVATEDVAAAVRRAALRAQLR; via the coding sequence ATGAAATGGACCAGATCGGCCAGTAAGGTGCTGATTTATGCGGGCCTTGCACTGACGGCCGCTGCCGCGCTGACCGTCTGGCAAGCGGGCCGCCGCGAGGCTGCGGCGGTCGCAAGCCACCCGCCTTCGGGGCAGATTCTGATGGTGGGCAGCCACCGGGTGCATGTGGTGGAGATGGGCTGCCCCAAAGGCAGCGCGCCGGATCTGGTGCTGATTCACGGCTCCAGCGGCAATACCCGCGATATGACCTTCCGCCTGGCACCGGCTCTGGCGGAGGAGTTCCGCATCCTGATCTTCGACCGGCCCGGCCTGGGATATTCGGACCGCATCAACGCCACCGGGGCCAGCATCCGGCAGCAGGCCGCCCTGCTGCAACAGGCCGCGGCTCAGATGGGGGCGGACAGGCCCATTGTGCTGGGGCAAAGCTATGGCGGCGCGGTCGCGCTGGCCTGGGCGGTAGACCGCCCGGAAAGCGTTTCGGCGCTGGTGACAGTGGCCGGTGTCGCCTACCCCTGGGCCACACCGCTGGATCCGCTTTACCGGGTCACGTCCTCGCGCGCAGGCAGTGCGGTGGTGGTGCCCTTGCTGACCGCCTTTGTGCCAGGCTTTGCGGTGTCCCGCTCGCTTCAGGACGTCTTTGCCCCGCAAGCCGTGCCCGAAGGCTATGCCGCGCATTTCGGCCCTAGCCTGACGCTGCGGCGCGGGTCCCTGCGCGCGAATGCCCGGCAAAGGGCGAACCTGCTGGACGAAGTGACTGAACTGGCGCCGCGCTATGGCGAAATCTCGGTCCCCGTGGAGGTTCTTCACGGCAGCGCTGACGACCTGGTCAGCCCGGAGCTTCATGCCCGGGGCCTGGCCCGGAATGTGAACAGCGCACAGCTGACCCTGCTGGACGGCATCGGGCATATGCCGCAGCATGTGGCCACAGAAGACGTGGCCGCAGCCGTGCGGCGGGCCGCCCTGCGCGCGCAATTGCGTTAA
- the ppk2 gene encoding polyphosphate kinase 2, with protein sequence MPLPFDGAISRFYQTGVPDEIRRAIKGADNDEILSPSYPHRERMKRKAYEKELEALQIELVKLQAWVKSSGARIAIVFEGRDAAGKGGTIKRFRENLNPRGARVVALSKPTRAEQSQWYFQRYIQHLPSGGEIVFFDRSWYNRGVVEKVFGFCTDEQRERFFHQVQGFEQALADDGVHLFKVWLNVGRAEQLRRLLSRESDPLKQWKLSPIDVEGLHKWDEYSAAISETFARSHSAEAPWTVIRSDDKRRARLAAVRSVLRGVSYSNKDTGSIGERDQGICGGPDIWDD encoded by the coding sequence ATGCCGCTGCCATTTGACGGAGCCATCAGCCGCTTTTACCAGACCGGCGTGCCGGATGAGATCCGCAGGGCCATCAAAGGTGCGGACAATGACGAGATCCTGAGCCCCAGCTATCCGCACCGGGAGCGGATGAAGCGGAAGGCCTATGAAAAAGAGCTGGAGGCGCTGCAGATCGAGCTGGTCAAGCTGCAGGCTTGGGTCAAGTCCAGCGGCGCCCGTATTGCGATCGTTTTTGAAGGCCGCGATGCGGCCGGCAAGGGCGGTACAATCAAACGGTTCCGTGAGAATCTGAACCCCCGCGGCGCACGGGTCGTGGCCCTGTCCAAACCCACCAGGGCCGAGCAAAGCCAATGGTATTTCCAGCGCTATATACAGCATCTGCCGTCAGGCGGCGAAATCGTTTTTTTCGACCGCAGCTGGTACAACCGCGGCGTGGTGGAGAAGGTCTTTGGCTTCTGCACCGACGAACAGCGCGAACGGTTTTTTCATCAGGTTCAAGGTTTTGAACAGGCGCTGGCTGACGATGGCGTGCATTTGTTCAAGGTCTGGCTGAACGTTGGCCGGGCAGAACAGCTGCGCCGGTTGCTGTCGCGCGAGTCCGACCCATTGAAACAGTGGAAGCTCAGCCCGATCGACGTGGAAGGGCTGCACAAATGGGACGAATACAGCGCCGCCATTTCCGAAACCTTCGCGCGCAGCCATAGTGCAGAGGCCCCCTGGACCGTCATTCGGTCCGATGACAAACGGCGGGCCCGGCTGGCGGCGGTGCGCAGCGTGCTGCGCGGGGTCAGCTACAGCAACAAAGACACCGGCTCGATTGGCGAACGGGACCAGGGAATTTGCGGAGGCCCGGATATCTGGGATGACTAA
- a CDS encoding TetR/AcrR family transcriptional regulator — MTKRGYHHGNLRQALVEAALHLIEAKGPTGFTLSEAAKQAGVTPAAVYRHFKGREDLIAEAGRQGYVMFADLMQHAYDKYQPSALAAFEATGRAYLAFARKHPGHYIAMFESGISVNRTPELADAAARARAILERAAADLSQHIPESKRPPASMFSAHVLAMSHGVVELYARNSPGAASPFPPEDLLESGIGIYLRGLGLIASDD, encoded by the coding sequence ATGACTAAACGCGGTTATCATCACGGCAATCTGCGCCAGGCACTGGTCGAAGCAGCCCTGCATCTGATTGAGGCCAAGGGCCCGACCGGTTTCACCCTGTCAGAAGCAGCCAAGCAGGCCGGCGTCACCCCCGCCGCCGTCTACCGTCATTTCAAGGGGCGCGAGGACCTGATCGCCGAGGCCGGACGGCAGGGCTATGTGATGTTTGCCGACCTGATGCAGCACGCTTATGACAAATACCAGCCTTCGGCGCTGGCCGCATTTGAGGCAACAGGCCGCGCCTATCTCGCCTTTGCCCGCAAGCATCCCGGCCACTACATCGCCATGTTCGAAAGCGGAATTTCTGTGAACCGGACTCCTGAGCTGGCCGATGCCGCCGCCCGGGCACGGGCGATCCTGGAACGCGCCGCCGCCGACCTCAGCCAGCATATTCCGGAGAGCAAACGCCCGCCGGCCTCGATGTTCTCGGCCCATGTGCTGGCGATGAGCCACGGGGTGGTTGAGCTTTATGCAAGGAATTCACCCGGCGCTGCCTCCCCCTTCCCGCCCGAAGATCTGCTGGAAAGCGGCATCGGCATCTACCTGCGCGGGCTGGGACTGATCGCATCCGACGACTAA
- a CDS encoding adenylate/guanylate cyclase domain-containing protein produces the protein MSIAAINEQLLRAIGVGVAVVRVSDLGFVFHNQSFAEWFGTPGSDAALTDAIEGLQLQELGQLRAEGRRYSAELKIKRKRRTLVFAINISQASHLNEALLVVECQNITRIRELESMIDSYSAMVERNTRELEREKERVERLLLNLMPRSVYEEFKTFGVVTPQLYSKVSVVMLDFVNFTDFASRTDPTVTLGELIDIFTAFDRIVEQFGCERIKTIGDAYLAVAGMPEPTPDHATAVAHCATRFLRYLDRRNLSHQHKWQARIGLGTGSAVGSVVGIQKYVYDVFGPAVNLASRLQVFANPMKIVAPEEMKEALAEEFRVTDIGPEEIKGIGEVHLVNVGNELSAPQPRSRF, from the coding sequence ATGAGCATTGCCGCCATCAACGAACAGCTGCTGCGTGCTATTGGCGTAGGGGTTGCCGTTGTCCGCGTCTCTGATCTTGGGTTTGTCTTTCACAATCAGTCCTTTGCAGAATGGTTTGGAACACCCGGCTCTGACGCGGCGCTGACGGATGCCATTGAGGGATTGCAGCTCCAGGAACTTGGCCAGCTGCGGGCCGAAGGACGGCGCTATTCGGCGGAACTGAAGATCAAGCGTAAGAGGCGGACGCTGGTTTTTGCCATCAATATCTCGCAGGCCAGCCATCTGAACGAGGCGCTGCTGGTGGTTGAATGCCAGAACATCACCCGTATCCGCGAGCTGGAAAGCATGATCGACAGCTACTCTGCCATGGTGGAGCGCAACACCCGCGAGCTGGAGCGGGAAAAGGAGCGGGTGGAGCGGCTGCTGCTGAACCTGATGCCGCGCTCGGTCTATGAGGAGTTCAAGACCTTCGGCGTGGTCACCCCGCAGCTTTACTCCAAAGTTTCGGTTGTGATGCTGGATTTTGTCAATTTCACCGACTTCGCCTCCCGCACCGATCCGACGGTGACTCTGGGAGAGCTGATCGATATTTTCACCGCTTTTGACCGGATCGTCGAACAATTCGGCTGCGAACGCATCAAGACCATAGGGGATGCTTATCTGGCGGTTGCCGGAATGCCGGAACCAACGCCGGACCACGCCACCGCGGTGGCCCATTGCGCCACCCGGTTCCTGCGCTACCTGGACCGGCGCAATCTGAGTCATCAGCATAAATGGCAGGCGCGCATCGGCTTGGGAACCGGCTCGGCTGTCGGCTCCGTGGTGGGCATTCAAAAGTATGTCTACGACGTTTTCGGCCCGGCTGTGAACCTGGCCTCGCGTTTGCAGGTCTTTGCCAACCCGATGAAAATTGTCGCCCCGGAGGAAATGAAAGAAGCCTTGGCGGAAGAGTTCCGCGTCACCGACATCGGCCCCGAAGAGATCAAGGGCATAGGCGAGGTGCATCTGGTCAATGTCGGCAACGAATTGAGCGCCCCGCAGCCCCGCAGCCGGTTCTGA
- a CDS encoding group I truncated hemoglobin, whose product MPQSIYEKYGGFSAISRVVMTFYEMALDSDQIGDYFADVDMARLIDHQTKFISSLLGGPASFSDERLEAVHRALAITHDDFDEMGALLKAALEQHGLSEPDVRATLALIETKRNVIVHRDAA is encoded by the coding sequence ATGCCGCAATCCATCTATGAAAAATACGGCGGTTTCAGTGCCATCAGCCGGGTCGTGATGACTTTCTATGAGATGGCGCTCGATTCCGATCAGATCGGCGATTACTTCGCTGATGTCGACATGGCGCGGCTGATCGACCACCAGACCAAGTTCATTTCTTCGCTGCTGGGCGGGCCTGCTTCCTTCAGCGACGAGCGGCTGGAGGCGGTGCACCGGGCCCTGGCTATAACCCACGATGATTTTGATGAAATGGGCGCGCTTCTGAAAGCAGCGCTGGAGCAGCACGGGCTGTCAGAACCGGATGTCCGTGCTACGCTTGCCTTGATTGAAACCAAACGCAACGTCATCGTCCACCGGGACGCCGCATGA
- the rpsI gene encoding 30S ribosomal protein S9 — MSDQINTLEDLAAATGVEAVAEETITREPVRDELGRAYATGKRKDAVARVWIKPGSGKVEVNGLEINKYFARPVLQMILRQPFQVAGVEGEFDVYATVKGGGLSGQAGAVKHGISKALQLYDPALRGALKAAGFLTRDSRVVERKKYGKAKARKSFQFSKR; from the coding sequence ATGTCTGATCAGATCAACACTCTTGAAGACCTCGCAGCTGCAACCGGTGTGGAAGCAGTGGCCGAAGAAACCATCACACGTGAGCCGGTTCGCGACGAACTGGGCCGCGCCTATGCCACCGGCAAGCGGAAAGATGCGGTTGCCCGCGTCTGGATCAAGCCGGGTTCCGGCAAGGTCGAAGTGAACGGTTTGGAAATCAACAAGTACTTCGCCCGTCCGGTGCTGCAGATGATCCTGCGCCAGCCGTTCCAGGTTGCCGGCGTCGAAGGCGAATTCGACGTTTACGCCACCGTTAAGGGCGGCGGCCTGTCCGGTCAGGCCGGTGCGGTCAAGCACGGCATCTCCAAAGCGCTGCAGCTTTATGATCCGGCTCTGCGCGGCGCGCTGAAAGCGGCAGGCTTCCTGACCCGCGACAGCCGTGTTGTGGAACGGAAGAAATACGGTAAAGCCAAAGCCCGTAAGAGCTTCCAGTTCTCCAAGCGTTAA
- the rplM gene encoding 50S ribosomal protein L13 gives MKTFSATPADIEKKWILIDAEGVVLGRLASIVAMRLRGKHKASFTPHMDMGDNVIIINADKVQMTGKKREEHFYWHTGHPGGIKSRTKQEILEGAHPERVVTQAVKRMLPGNRLSRQIMTNLRVYAGAEHPHEAQAPEVLDVASMNKKNTRS, from the coding sequence ATGAAAACCTTCTCTGCTACTCCGGCAGACATCGAGAAGAAGTGGATCCTGATCGACGCCGAGGGCGTTGTTCTGGGCCGTCTTGCCTCGATTGTTGCCATGCGCCTGCGTGGCAAGCACAAAGCGTCCTTCACTCCGCATATGGATATGGGCGACAACGTCATCATCATCAACGCCGACAAGGTGCAGATGACCGGCAAGAAGCGCGAAGAGCACTTCTACTGGCACACCGGCCACCCGGGCGGCATCAAGTCGCGCACCAAACAGGAAATCCTGGAAGGCGCGCACCCGGAACGCGTTGTGACCCAAGCGGTCAAGCGCATGCTGCCGGGCAACCGTCTGAGCCGTCAGATCATGACCAATCTGCGTGTTTATGCCGGTGCCGAGCATCCGCATGAAGCACAGGCCCCCGAAGTTCTGGATGTTGCATCCATGAACAAGAAAAACACCCGGAGCTAA
- a CDS encoding PLP-dependent aminotransferase family protein: MGTIWPQSLSEAKGPKYKKVADTIRSAVDLGSLKTGAKLPPVRDLAYQLGITPGTVARAYSILTDEGVLEAEVGRGTFVAEKKKPVPDDVWSRQLHLLEARDPGHVSLFSPRIADMGQVAAMREALHKVAEGEARSFLNYPTRDAYLPVRQAAAAWVSQSPVGPVSESDVVLTHGGQNGLMVVLQAILTGPQPVIMVEDLTYAGFRRAAELLRAQVVEVAMDEHGIRPDSMELAIRKTGASVLCTSPEVHNPTGLHTPLERRKEIVRIARRHEVQIVEDDCYRLGETRTSSYRALAPELAWHVSSISKILTPALRVGFALAPEGRSTELRRAAEYGYFGLAQPLAELLRILLTDPRLPDLVAAVRGEMARYVRVAVNALGAFDLTWNPDVPFVWLRLPSGWRAAAFTRAAEANGVQIRSADEFALRDGRAPHAVRIAINAHVPLRQFEEAMLRLRALLDNPPEQISV, encoded by the coding sequence ATGGGTACAATTTGGCCGCAAAGCCTGAGTGAGGCAAAAGGTCCCAAGTACAAAAAGGTAGCAGATACAATCCGGTCTGCCGTCGATTTGGGCAGTTTGAAAACTGGTGCAAAGCTGCCGCCGGTGCGCGACCTTGCGTATCAATTAGGCATTACACCCGGCACCGTTGCCCGCGCCTACAGTATTTTGACTGATGAGGGTGTGCTGGAGGCTGAGGTCGGGCGCGGCACCTTTGTAGCCGAAAAGAAAAAACCGGTGCCCGATGACGTATGGTCGCGGCAGCTGCATTTGCTGGAGGCGCGCGATCCCGGCCATGTCAGCCTGTTCAGCCCGCGCATCGCCGATATGGGGCAGGTGGCCGCGATGCGCGAGGCGCTGCACAAAGTGGCCGAAGGCGAGGCGCGCAGTTTTCTGAATTATCCGACACGGGACGCCTATCTGCCGGTGCGCCAGGCAGCAGCAGCCTGGGTGAGCCAATCGCCGGTCGGCCCGGTCAGCGAAAGTGACGTGGTGCTGACACATGGCGGCCAGAACGGGCTGATGGTGGTGCTGCAGGCAATCCTGACCGGGCCGCAGCCGGTGATCATGGTCGAGGACCTCACCTATGCCGGGTTCCGCCGCGCCGCAGAGCTGCTGAGGGCGCAGGTGGTCGAAGTTGCGATGGATGAACACGGGATCCGGCCGGATTCAATGGAGCTGGCGATCCGCAAGACCGGCGCCTCGGTGCTGTGCACCAGCCCTGAGGTTCACAACCCCACCGGGCTGCACACGCCGCTGGAGCGCCGCAAGGAGATTGTCCGGATCGCCCGCCGTCATGAGGTGCAGATCGTCGAGGACGACTGCTACCGGTTGGGGGAGACGCGGACGTCCAGTTACCGGGCGCTGGCGCCGGAACTTGCCTGGCATGTGTCATCGATCTCCAAGATCCTGACACCAGCCCTGCGCGTCGGTTTTGCGCTGGCGCCCGAGGGCCGGTCCACAGAGCTGCGGCGGGCGGCGGAATACGGGTATTTCGGCCTGGCGCAGCCGCTGGCCGAACTGCTGCGGATCCTGCTCACCGATCCGCGGCTGCCTGACCTGGTTGCGGCGGTGCGCGGGGAGATGGCCCGTTATGTCCGGGTGGCGGTCAACGCGCTTGGCGCGTTTGATCTGACCTGGAACCCGGACGTGCCCTTCGTCTGGCTGCGGCTGCCCTCGGGCTGGCGCGCTGCCGCCTTTACCCGCGCTGCAGAGGCGAACGGGGTGCAGATCCGCTCGGCAGATGAATTTGCCCTGCGCGACGGCCGTGCACCGCATGCGGTGCGCATCGCCATCAACGCGCATGTGCCGTTGCGGCAGTTCGAAGAGGCGATGCTGCGCCTGCGCGCCCTGCTGGACAACCCGCCGGAGCAAATCAGTGTGTGA
- a CDS encoding DUF1127 domain-containing protein, which yields MAHSNMSYLISRPGLPVLAQWAVSFAVLVTKWSLRHCTRARLQHLSDAQLKDIGVSRQDAHYEATLPFWRP from the coding sequence ATGGCACACTCGAACATGTCCTATCTGATCAGCCGCCCGGGCCTGCCGGTACTGGCGCAATGGGCCGTATCCTTTGCCGTCCTGGTGACCAAGTGGAGCCTGCGCCACTGCACACGAGCTCGTTTGCAACATCTGAGCGATGCGCAGCTTAAGGACATCGGGGTGAGCCGCCAGGACGCCCATTATGAAGCCACTCTTCCGTTCTGGCGCCCATGA